The Candidatus Methanomethylophilaceae archaeon genome includes a window with the following:
- a CDS encoding universal stress protein, translated as MTILLAYDGRPNSEKALDYAIKHSAYYSEPLYILTVVSKDQADPADPDPSVREYMEAAVGKAAAEGVSVHTMIEVGKPDETVLEVAGLYMCDTIIVGRSSRSSLDKLFLGSVSNYVVKNAECTVIIVGDSERGGDPGAPRA; from the coding sequence ATGACCATATTGCTGGCCTACGATGGGAGGCCGAACTCTGAGAAAGCTTTGGATTATGCTATCAAGCACTCGGCATATTATTCCGAGCCCTTGTACATCCTGACAGTAGTGTCCAAGGATCAAGCCGATCCGGCGGATCCGGATCCTTCCGTGAGGGAATACATGGAAGCCGCGGTCGGGAAGGCGGCGGCCGAAGGGGTTTCCGTACACACCATGATAGAGGTCGGAAAGCCTGACGAAACCGTGCTGGAAGTCGCCGGCCTCTATATGTGCGACACAATAATAGTTGGGAGGTCCAGCAGATCCTCATTGGACAAGCTGTTCTTGGGCAGCGTCTCCAACTATGTCGTGAAGAACGCCGAATGCACCGTGATAATCGTCGGCGATTCTGAAAGGGGAGGGGACCCGGGAGCGCCCCGGGCGTAA
- a CDS encoding cobalamin-dependent protein (Presence of a B(12) (cobalamin)-binding domain implies dependence on cobalamin itself, in one of its several forms, or in some unusual lineages, dependence on a cobalamin-like analog.), with translation MKMDIVMQNVERMRKEDPVRFNKLVQEGMATELGIIGPVSKKQKSAEKLKEELFPADIKYRAVSQGVLDGKRKTVESLVKDLIADGKDPVDIVTNALMPGIQVQCEMYDMGQSFVPEILMSNDAMQGGIKLCQDVIGDVPSKGTIVSFVAEGDLHDIGKNICAAILKANGFTVIDIGRDVPKEKVLQIVKDKNVQLACGSTLMSTTKPGLVDTALLLELQKTGVPVACGGAAVSKAFVETFRNSLYTKSPLETVHAASDIIGKKKTWEDYH, from the coding sequence ATGAAGATGGATATTGTTATGCAGAATGTCGAGAGGATGCGCAAGGAAGATCCCGTCCGTTTCAACAAGCTGGTCCAGGAAGGGATGGCGACAGAGCTCGGCATAATAGGCCCGGTGTCCAAGAAGCAGAAGAGCGCCGAGAAGCTCAAGGAGGAGCTGTTCCCCGCCGACATAAAGTACAGGGCGGTTTCGCAGGGCGTTCTGGACGGCAAGAGGAAGACTGTGGAAAGCCTGGTGAAGGATCTCATCGCAGATGGGAAGGATCCGGTTGACATAGTCACGAACGCGTTGATGCCCGGCATACAGGTTCAATGCGAGATGTATGATATGGGCCAGAGCTTTGTGCCGGAGATTCTGATGTCCAACGATGCGATGCAGGGAGGGATCAAGCTCTGCCAGGATGTCATCGGGGATGTCCCGAGCAAGGGCACCATAGTATCTTTCGTTGCCGAAGGGGATCTGCACGACATAGGCAAGAACATCTGCGCGGCCATCCTGAAGGCCAACGGGTTCACGGTCATCGACATCGGAAGGGATGTTCCCAAGGAGAAGGTTCTGCAGATTGTCAAGGACAAGAACGTCCAGCTGGCTTGCGGATCGACTTTGATGAGCACCACCAAGCCCGGTTTGGTGGACACCGCTCTGCTCCTCGAGCTGCAGAAGACCGGTGTGCCCGTGGCCTGCGGAGGGGCGGCGGTATCCAAGGCTTTCGTCGAGACATTCCGCAATTCGCTGTATACCAAGTCCCCGCTGGAGACCGTGCACGCCGCATCGGATATCATCGGCAAGAAGAAGACCTGGGAAGATTACCACTGA
- the grpE gene encoding nucleotide exchange factor GrpE has product MSGEKENKLVSFIMNGRRTMEQEEQPQNDEETREWDSSAAEKIFERLDSIEKAISELGSPMTVPEPDLEPLESAVRDLREKTEADAAEIAAEIRELKGKETEKQDLTPYMTSREQMKTIIAAVERRDAEITDKAFSRAMEQVATMREDFLKLCLSIRERIDSMGVEDVLSSFEAYMIDLENILCDGGVYIGPFPYEKLKTSHQRIVGVIPTADPNQNGMVAERMTDGYKLGNKVLIKEKVTVYRLSESMMNAEKEPEPEPEAAIETTSETASEEETKQEEIE; this is encoded by the coding sequence ATGAGCGGTGAAAAAGAGAACAAACTTGTGAGTTTCATCATGAACGGCCGCAGAACCATGGAACAGGAAGAGCAACCGCAGAATGACGAGGAGACGCGGGAATGGGACAGCTCTGCGGCAGAGAAGATCTTCGAGAGGCTGGATTCGATAGAGAAGGCCATCTCGGAGCTGGGATCGCCGATGACCGTCCCAGAACCTGATTTGGAGCCGCTGGAATCTGCCGTCCGTGATCTCCGCGAGAAAACCGAAGCAGATGCTGCGGAGATCGCCGCGGAGATCAGGGAACTCAAAGGGAAAGAGACCGAGAAACAGGACCTCACCCCCTATATGACATCCAGGGAGCAGATGAAGACCATCATCGCCGCCGTGGAGAGGCGCGACGCCGAGATCACGGACAAGGCCTTCTCCAGAGCCATGGAGCAGGTCGCGACGATGAGGGAGGATTTCCTGAAGCTGTGCCTCAGCATCAGGGAAAGGATCGATTCCATGGGCGTGGAAGATGTGCTTTCCTCGTTCGAAGCTTACATGATAGACTTGGAGAACATACTGTGCGACGGAGGGGTGTACATCGGCCCCTTCCCATACGAAAAACTCAAGACCTCTCACCAACGCATCGTCGGGGTGATCCCCACCGCGGATCCCAACCAAAATGGGATGGTAGCGGAAAGGATGACGGATGGTTACAAGCTGGGGAACAAAGTCCTCATAAAAGAGAAAGTGACCGTTTATCGGCTGTCCGAGAGCATGATGAACGCGGAGAAAGAGCCCGAGCCTGAACCAGAGGCCGCAATAGAAACGACTTCCGAAACCGCTTCCGAAGAAGAAACAAAACAGGAGGAGATAGAATGA
- a CDS encoding methylamine methyltransferase corrinoid protein reductive activase gives MEQAIAVDIGTSGIRGQLLDLGDGQVIRTCITSRNPVPGANVMDHMSFAIDCGADLAHGILLSAVRDVVSKLHPERLERLSVCGNPIQLSLFEGLDIRDLAYAGDNKLRSENVSRIDRKGHTSDGASLGFPGTEIVIPPAVKHEIGADALAMMLKSGFLDDDMCMVTDYGTNAEMALKVGDSIYTGSAAAGPAMEGQQIRCGMLAAPGAVSDMVRTPQGWRAKVLGEDLLPLDGPMVNLRSGITRKEGAIPTGITGTGVVALVYAGLEDGLIENSEIHGGSITLARGIDFRTEDLREAGKAIGAIRAGHMTLMIRAGVSPDDIRTMYMAGASGTYVDPVKSRGVGMIVPRCTKAIQVGNTSLELAREIALDPGRLDGLNALRDKLVTEHTMFASSEAFSDLYVYEYGYWAEGMPLSRYRRALERYGIDGYLEPDGPMETEKVCIRDIRDIGESLEIIDLGTSMHGSWDCSGCLSCVRGCPEKALSYSEGTFSVLTGRCLGTACRRCEERCPEHKFDYSALKLRLYGLRVSDKIIGRDEGQNNSECSYYWPPKLFPSIFPWDWR, from the coding sequence ATGGAGCAAGCGATTGCCGTGGACATTGGAACCAGCGGGATCAGGGGACAGCTCCTGGATCTCGGCGATGGGCAAGTGATCCGCACATGCATCACATCCAGGAATCCCGTCCCTGGAGCGAACGTGATGGATCACATGTCTTTCGCAATCGATTGCGGGGCCGATCTCGCCCACGGTATCCTTCTCTCGGCTGTCAGGGATGTGGTATCGAAACTTCATCCGGAGAGATTGGAGAGGCTCTCGGTCTGCGGGAACCCCATCCAGCTCTCCCTTTTCGAGGGCCTTGACATCAGGGACCTCGCCTATGCCGGGGACAACAAGCTCCGCAGCGAGAATGTGTCCCGTATCGACAGGAAAGGGCATACCTCAGACGGCGCTTCCCTCGGATTTCCGGGCACCGAAATCGTCATTCCCCCGGCGGTGAAGCACGAGATAGGCGCAGACGCTTTGGCCATGATGCTGAAGTCCGGTTTTCTCGACGACGACATGTGCATGGTCACCGATTATGGGACCAACGCCGAGATGGCTCTGAAGGTAGGCGACAGCATCTACACCGGATCCGCAGCGGCAGGTCCCGCGATGGAAGGCCAGCAGATCAGATGCGGCATGCTGGCTGCTCCTGGCGCGGTCAGCGATATGGTTCGTACCCCGCAAGGTTGGAGGGCGAAAGTCCTGGGCGAAGATCTGCTTCCGTTGGATGGGCCGATGGTCAATCTGCGGAGCGGCATAACCAGGAAAGAAGGCGCGATTCCGACCGGGATAACTGGGACCGGCGTGGTCGCTCTGGTCTATGCCGGATTGGAGGACGGGCTGATAGAGAACTCCGAGATCCACGGCGGATCTATCACTCTGGCCAGAGGCATTGATTTCAGGACGGAAGATCTGAGGGAGGCCGGGAAAGCAATCGGGGCAATCAGAGCAGGGCACATGACCCTGATGATCAGGGCAGGGGTGTCCCCAGATGATATCCGCACGATGTATATGGCCGGGGCTTCCGGGACCTATGTCGATCCCGTCAAGTCCAGAGGCGTCGGCATGATCGTCCCGAGATGCACGAAGGCAATCCAGGTCGGGAATACCTCTTTGGAATTGGCCAGAGAGATAGCTCTCGATCCCGGGAGGCTGGACGGTCTTAATGCCCTCAGGGACAAGCTCGTCACCGAGCACACGATGTTCGCCTCGTCCGAAGCGTTCAGCGACCTGTATGTCTACGAGTATGGCTATTGGGCGGAGGGTATGCCATTGTCCCGTTACAGGCGCGCTTTGGAGAGGTATGGGATCGATGGCTATCTCGAACCGGACGGCCCGATGGAGACGGAGAAGGTTTGCATCAGGGACATCAGAGACATCGGCGAGAGCTTGGAGATAATCGATCTGGGGACTTCCATGCATGGGTCCTGGGATTGTTCCGGATGCTTGTCATGCGTCAGAGGATGCCCAGAGAAGGCTTTATCTTACAGCGAAGGGACGTTCTCAGTTCTGACCGGCAGATGTCTGGGGACCGCATGCAGAAGATGCGAAGAAAGGTGTCCCGAGCATAAGTTCGATTATTCCGCTCTCAAACTTCGATTATACGGTCTTCGGGTCTCGGACAAAATCATCGGAAGAGATGAGGGGCAGAATAATTCTGAATGCAGCTATTATTGGCCGCCAAAACTTTTTCCATCCATTTTTCCATGGGATTGGCGGTGA
- a CDS encoding MtaA/CmuA family methyltransferase, giving the protein MTCTRRALAAVLGGRVDYVPPANPLAQTTRELMDFCGASWPKAHRDPKMMADLAAAPYEVCGIEAARPQFDISLEAEVLGCKLDWNKPDRPPVTGPAYKDPKDITWDDKFYEKDRAAVVLEAIRILRERYCGDLPIIPVITAPFTVAGHIMGVEKLVMMTVTDPEKAHEAIEAATDFCIDYGRQQVAAGAHMLFPADPSASGDLISPETYEEFVLPYHKKFARAVSAPKILHMCGHTEKLLPKIKESGMDCFSFDAPPAWYVRQQLGNEMRCLGSLDVIDLMPNGTPEQVYARTAQCIREGVDVVGTACDVSNGTPIANLKAYVRACKETPIPDECDIDDCVRAYGRAKAKNLKAMATYEAQGGAF; this is encoded by the coding sequence ATGACATGCACCCGGCGTGCGTTGGCCGCTGTATTGGGGGGACGCGTGGATTATGTCCCTCCGGCGAACCCGCTCGCCCAGACGACAAGAGAGCTGATGGATTTCTGCGGGGCTTCCTGGCCCAAAGCGCATAGAGATCCGAAGATGATGGCTGATCTGGCCGCCGCGCCTTACGAAGTATGCGGGATTGAGGCGGCAAGGCCGCAATTCGATATCTCATTGGAGGCGGAGGTGCTAGGATGCAAGCTGGATTGGAATAAGCCTGACCGCCCGCCGGTCACCGGACCAGCCTACAAGGATCCGAAGGACATAACGTGGGACGACAAATTCTACGAGAAGGATAGGGCGGCGGTCGTCCTCGAAGCGATCAGAATACTCCGCGAGAGGTATTGCGGGGATCTACCCATAATCCCTGTGATAACTGCGCCTTTCACCGTGGCGGGCCACATCATGGGCGTGGAGAAGCTCGTCATGATGACCGTAACCGATCCAGAGAAGGCGCACGAGGCTATCGAAGCCGCTACCGACTTCTGCATCGACTATGGGAGGCAGCAGGTAGCGGCGGGCGCGCATATGCTGTTCCCAGCCGATCCTTCCGCATCCGGGGATCTGATTTCGCCCGAGACTTACGAGGAGTTCGTCCTGCCTTACCACAAAAAGTTCGCGAGGGCAGTCAGCGCACCGAAGATCCTCCACATGTGCGGGCACACCGAGAAGCTCCTGCCGAAGATAAAGGAGAGCGGAATGGACTGCTTCTCGTTCGATGCCCCTCCGGCATGGTATGTCAGGCAGCAGCTGGGCAATGAGATGAGATGTCTGGGAAGCCTTGACGTGATCGATCTGATGCCGAACGGGACTCCGGAGCAGGTCTATGCCAGGACTGCCCAATGCATAAGGGAAGGCGTAGACGTTGTCGGAACCGCTTGCGACGTATCCAACGGAACTCCGATCGCCAATCTGAAGGCCTATGTAAGAGCGTGCAAGGAAACTCCGATCCCGGACGAATGCGACATCGACGACTGCGTCCGCGCTTACGGAAGGGCTAAGGCGAAGAATCTCAAGGCTATGGCAACTTATGAGGCCCAAGGGGGTGCGTTCTGA
- a CDS encoding GTPase, with amino-acid sequence MYVYIIGGFLGSGKTTLLMRLASMYTKRGLKTALLVNESGEIGVDGATLKAEGYDAIELPNGCICCSLSGTLQSALQNIENDIDPDVIIVEPTGLALPHKVKELVHVSGIDAEEMFIIGVVDIQRFDDLIKKKEQFFSMQMNHADFILINKCDIAKEGQIGEITEWLKDRYPNKPIIPISASTGENLEKVYEMMR; translated from the coding sequence ATGTATGTTTACATTATCGGTGGCTTCCTAGGCAGCGGGAAAACCACCCTTCTGATGAGGCTCGCATCCATGTATACCAAACGCGGGTTGAAAACGGCTCTTCTCGTCAACGAATCCGGTGAGATAGGTGTCGACGGAGCCACGCTCAAAGCGGAAGGATACGACGCCATAGAACTTCCCAACGGCTGCATATGCTGCTCCCTTTCCGGCACTTTGCAATCGGCCCTCCAGAACATTGAGAACGACATCGACCCCGATGTCATCATCGTGGAACCCACTGGGCTTGCTCTTCCCCACAAAGTCAAAGAGCTAGTCCACGTCTCAGGAATAGACGCCGAGGAAATGTTCATCATCGGAGTCGTTGACATCCAGAGATTCGACGATCTCATAAAGAAAAAGGAGCAGTTCTTCTCCATGCAGATGAACCATGCGGATTTCATCCTCATCAACAAATGCGATATCGCCAAAGAAGGGCAGATAGGTGAGATCACCGAATGGCTTAAAGACAGATACCCGAACAAACCGATTATCCCCATTTCCGCTTCCACCGGAGAGAACCTCGAAAAAGTATACGAGATGATGAGATGA
- a CDS encoding Hsp70 family protein, giving the protein MTDQCVGIDLGTTYSCLAYIDEDGNPAVEKNYEQGETTPSVILFNENGEVVVGNSAKDQALMYSKDRVISAIKRSMGQDYSVTIDGNTYNPTQLSAMILRKLIGDFEENHGCTLDRAVITVPAYFGENQKDQTKTAGIIAGLKEVFLINEPTAAAIAFGYGEPKDKKERVLVYDLGGGTFDVTILEIDSGEFSTVATDGAMYLGGKDWDADLTDIILEKVAEESGTDKNVLKDDPDIMQTLAYDSETIKKRLSTAENTKGTLTVDGHKYVFNINRDEFESRSEANLLQTIDIIHRVLESKSFTMDDIDEIILVGGSSRMPQVKNAIAANFPGKDIKIYDPDQSVAKGAALYAHSLMLADLEARGEAPAIGEGDEPPRRVTIKNVLSKTFGIKAIYEDGSEKISNLIFRNETLPITKTKIYYPVEDDQSSIKVEIFESAALNNEEGHKTDTDDGNLIGDFTMDLPPGTSKDTPIEVTFLATEEGILTANVKCEDESREYKLHNDLTMTEEEISKSQSLMEKVIRSE; this is encoded by the coding sequence ATGACGGATCAATGCGTCGGAATAGATCTTGGAACGACATATTCGTGCCTCGCGTACATAGATGAGGATGGCAATCCCGCAGTAGAGAAGAACTACGAGCAAGGGGAAACGACGCCTTCGGTCATCCTATTCAACGAGAACGGCGAGGTAGTGGTCGGGAATTCCGCCAAGGACCAGGCCCTCATGTACTCCAAGGACAGGGTCATAAGCGCCATAAAGAGAAGCATGGGCCAGGATTACTCGGTCACCATAGACGGGAACACATACAACCCGACCCAGCTGTCCGCCATGATCCTCAGGAAGCTCATCGGCGACTTCGAAGAGAACCACGGATGCACCTTGGACCGCGCCGTGATCACCGTCCCCGCTTACTTCGGCGAGAACCAGAAGGATCAGACCAAGACCGCCGGGATCATCGCCGGCCTCAAGGAGGTTTTCCTCATCAACGAGCCGACCGCCGCGGCCATCGCCTTCGGATACGGCGAACCCAAGGACAAGAAAGAGAGAGTGCTCGTCTACGATCTGGGAGGCGGAACCTTCGATGTCACCATACTGGAGATCGACAGCGGCGAATTCTCCACCGTGGCCACCGATGGCGCGATGTACCTCGGAGGGAAGGACTGGGACGCAGACCTCACCGACATAATCCTGGAGAAGGTCGCGGAGGAATCAGGGACCGACAAGAACGTCCTCAAAGACGACCCGGACATAATGCAGACTCTGGCTTACGACTCCGAGACGATCAAGAAGAGGCTCTCCACCGCCGAGAACACCAAGGGCACTCTCACAGTGGACGGCCACAAATACGTCTTCAACATCAACCGCGACGAATTCGAGAGCAGATCCGAGGCCAACCTCCTCCAGACCATCGACATAATCCACAGGGTTCTCGAATCGAAATCCTTCACCATGGATGACATCGATGAGATCATCCTCGTCGGCGGATCCAGCAGGATGCCCCAGGTCAAGAACGCGATCGCAGCCAACTTCCCCGGGAAGGACATCAAGATCTACGATCCCGACCAGTCGGTCGCCAAGGGAGCGGCTCTGTACGCCCATTCCCTGATGCTCGCAGACCTTGAGGCGAGAGGAGAAGCCCCGGCCATCGGCGAAGGGGACGAACCGCCCAGAAGGGTGACCATCAAGAACGTGCTGAGCAAGACCTTCGGCATCAAGGCGATCTACGAGGACGGCTCCGAGAAGATATCCAACCTCATCTTCAGGAATGAGACGCTCCCGATCACCAAGACCAAGATCTACTATCCCGTCGAAGACGATCAGAGCTCCATCAAAGTGGAGATCTTCGAGAGCGCCGCCCTCAACAACGAAGAGGGCCACAAGACCGACACCGACGATGGAAACCTCATCGGAGATTTCACCATGGACCTCCCTCCGGGAACCAGCAAGGACACGCCGATCGAAGTCACGTTCCTCGCAACCGAGGAAGGGATCCTGACGGCCAACGTCAAGTGCGAGGACGAGAGCAGGGAATACAAGCTCCACAACGACCTGACGATGACCGAGGAAGAGATCTCCAAGTCCCAGAGCCTCATGGAAAAGGTCATCAGAAGTGAATGA